A region of Zeugodacus cucurbitae isolate PBARC_wt_2022May chromosome 5, idZeuCucr1.2, whole genome shotgun sequence DNA encodes the following proteins:
- the LOC105215523 gene encoding zinc finger protein 112 — MERYFKTIEKPKTSIKSDENIDRDDYVGRIKKRKFRPEWLCQFDWLQSKDGAAYCIACDKPLQNHLAHLSRHAGNQVHNSNVERKNSQLKMDRFENKECEKLQKPVHDSQSECCPDSNIAERIKCRNSIHLSVAHRKFICDDYVGKIKKRKFRPEWLGQFDWLQSKEGFAYCIVCDKPLQNHFAHLSRHAANQLHNSNAERKNRQLRMDRFENEDSEKLQKPVHDLLSECCPDSNVTKTAVLTEKLSKKVKNTVSDLGTRKFSLVVDETTDLACKKALVPKRPIMHVYNLCRICLTEDSSTSKMQPLFETEDGGTSNEIVQRIEICGGIVLKRHKEIPNVICVQCLEKLEVSYKFHTMCQASEHALLDAIVQSEMKTQPKDYEDAEIISTHEDENEDEMHCDMHTEFIALEDITETFGEEVLESDMEPEKVEVFIEYTDRMNEYFEEELPKSIIKKTVIQRQPVTNQNSGGKRGLPKTKREAISVKSELHSGNETNRGRKKKKEPEIASIMCEICGNTYTKLNLLKMHMRRHMGKKPFECEICGKTFTCHSEVGRHMRVHTGEKPYTCKYCDRSFSDWSTNAQHERIHRNERPFTCQTCGKSFTYSTVLKNHMLTHTGEKPFPCIPCNKTFSRKDLLDQHIATIRHQQTVRNLGTTDLKV; from the exons ATGGAAag ATACTTCAAAACAATAGAGAAGCCAAAAACATCcattaaatctgatgaaaacaTAGATCG TGATGACTATGTTGGCAGGATCAAGAAAAGAAAATTTCGGCCAGAATGGCTATGCCAGTTTGACTGGTTGCAGAGTAAAGATGGTGCCGCATATTGTATTGCATGTGATAAACCATTGCAGAACCATCTCGCACATCTCTCTCGACATGCCGGCAATCAAGTTCACAACTCTAACGTGGAAAGAAAAAACAGCCAATTAAAGATGGATCGTTTCGAAAACAAAGAATGTGAAAAGTTGCAAAAACCAGTGCACGATTCGCAAAGTGAGTGTTGCCCAGATAGCAATATAGCAGAAAGAATAAAGTGCCGCAATAGTATCCATCTTTCTGTTGCTCatcgaaaatttatttgtgatGACTATGTTGGCAAAATCAAGAAAAGAAAATTTCGGCCGGAATGGCTAGGCCAGTTTGACTGGCTGCAGAGTAAAGAAGGTTTCGCCTATTGTATTGTATGTGATAAACCATTGCAGAACCATTTCGCACATCTCTCTCGACATGCCGCCAATCAATTACACAACTCCAACGCGGAAAGAAAAAACAGACAATTAAGGATGGATCGTTTCGAAAACGAAGACAGTGAAAAGTTGCAAAAACCAGTGCACGATTTACTAAGTGAGTGTTGCCCAGATAGCAATGTAACTAAGACAGCAGTGTTGACGGAGAAACTAAGTAAAAAAGTGAAGAACACTGTGAGCGATTTAGGAACGAGAAAGTTTTCTTTGGTGGTGGACGAAACGACGGATCTAGCATGCAAAAAGGCCTTGGTGCCAAAAAGGCCTATAATGCATGTGTACAATTTATGTCGCATTTGTCTCACAGAGGATAGCAGCACAAGCAAAATGCAGCCTTTGTTCGAAACGGAAGATGGTGGCACAAGTAACGAGATTGTGCAGCGGATAGAAATTTGTGGAGGAATAGTC TTAAAGCGCCACAAAGAGATTCCCAACGTGATTTGCGTACAGTGTCTAGAAAAGTTGGAAGTTTCATATAAGTTCCACACCATGTGTCAAGCGAGCGAGCATGCGCTTTTGGATGCTATAGTACAG TCGGAAATGAAGACACAACCAAAAGACTATGAGGACGCTGAAATCATATCAACACATGAAGATGAAAATGAGGATGAAATGCACTGTGATATGCATACAGAATTTATTGCTTTGGAAGATATAACGGAAACGTTTGGAGAAGAAGTGCTTGAATCTGATATGGAGCCAGAAAAGGTTGAGGTATTTATTGAATACACTGACCGAATGAATGAATATTTCGAAGAAGAATTGCCAAAATCCATAATTAAGAAGACTGTAATACAAAGGCAGCCAGTAACCAACCAAAATTCAGGTGGTAAACGTGGACTACCAAAAACAAAACGGGAGGCGATATCAGTAAAATCGGAATTGCATAGTGGTAATGAAACGAATCGAggtagaaaaaagaagaaagaacCAGAAATTGCAAGTATAATGTGTGAGATATGCGGGAACACATATACCAAgcttaatttgttaaaaatgcaTATGCGGCGTCATATGGGCAAAAAGCCCTTCGAATGCGA AATTTGTGGTAAAACTTTTACTTGCCATTCTGAAGTTGGTCGTCATATGCGTGTGCATACTGGAGAAAAGCCGTACACTTGTAAATACTGTGACCGAAGCTTTTCTGATTGGAGTACAAATGCACAACATGAAAG aatACATAGGAATGAACGTCCGTTCACTTGTCAGACATGCGGCAAATCGTTCACTTATTCTACTGTGTTGAAAAATCATATGTTAACTCACACCGGCGAAAAACCATTCCc TTGTATACCATGTAATAAGACATTTTCACGTAAAGATCTATTGGATCAACACATTGCGACCATAAGACATCAGCAAACAGTCAGAAATCTTGGTACGACGGACTTGAAAGTGTAA